The Salmo salar chromosome ssa04, Ssal_v3.1, whole genome shotgun sequence genomic sequence ACACCGCTAATGTGTAGAAGGCTTATGAGAATCACCAGTGTTGGAATTGGACAAATGTCTCTCTAGGAAATTCCTTCGAAAAATGTTGCATGCCAAAATTATTCAACTTTGGTAACTCCTACGCGTTACCCTTCACCCTAATTTCCCCCAAGATTATTATGTCTTTCCAGGATGTTGACAGCGATCTTTTCCTTTCCCTGCAGGGGTGAAGACCGGCCTGTGTTTAAACTCTACTGGGACCTGTGAGATACATGGCTGGTGTCCCGTTGAGACGGGACGTAAACCCTTGTGAGAATTCATCCTCTTTTGCTGTGAAAATAATGAAATTGTCACTTTTGCATTGAGTCTCAGTATAAGTGTACCCACTACATACACTATGTTATGTACTTCAGTATTCTGAAGTACCTTGTCCTGATCATCTACCATTATGGAGAAGTCactttgatttaacactttccCCCTTACTTTCCAGGGAGGCTTTATTAAGCAAGGCAGAAATCTTCACAATTTACATCAAGAACTCTGTCAGGTTTCCGAAGTTTGAATTCTCCAAGTAAGTGATGTGGTGTTAAGTGGGGCTTGTTCATTCAGACTTCAGGGTAGTAGAGGCTATCTGTCTCTAGGGAAACTGTCAGTGACATAGATCATTAAGTATGTGTAAGTAGGGCAGTGGGGGATACATGTCCTAGAACTGCTTTGGATAGCTATGAGGGTGCACAGTCCCTTCTATTTATATACAGCCATATCGCCCAGTGCccagtgaatgtgtgtgtctgtgcacgtgCATActgggtgcgtgtgtgtatgtgtgttcagtGAGACAGTGTAGCGGTCATCTGAGATGTCCTTGACAGCAGAGCAGGCCCAGTCCAGGACAGGTGTCAGAACAGATCTGATTGGCTCACTGTGCTCTCATGTCAGTAAGTAAGGCTGTTGTTGTAGAAGGGTTCATCAGCCAGAACATCGGTGTTCTCTTTCCAAGCCTAATAGGAAAGCACAGAGACATCAGACCTCTGCCAATTCATGATTCATCATTTCAGTTGTAGATCTTTTGATTAGGGGAGagtgtttctaggaaaccatacacaaaattaataatgtgaccaaatatttaagaagaggtcatcatttcattgagtctgtgaaggaagaaaccacatggaaaaagtggtaagcaagttaggtccaaaaaatgaatgtattgtgttagaggtttcaggATTCTTTATCTAAACCAAAGCAGATAGTTttgtacatcagttggggtctcttaTAAGCTACAATATGAAGTCCTAAACCTAGCGTGAAAGTGCATCCTGGAAGCTGTGTGGgcaaatatagtcaaaatgtttgccttgggtaAAGTTGTTTACATTTTGTCATTTTTATGCATAGTATTTTTGCAATGTGTCATGCATATGAACTCAAGATGTTTATTGTTACAGAGCAGACATCATCATGCCCTGTGTATACAAACGTAAAACAAGCAGGGGTCTAGCCCCCCTTGAGGTTCTTGAGAGAGCAgccaaggaagtgagagaagggaagaagtccatttgagcagcagtaagggctgaacaaatttactgaatgacactgaagaggtacattgacaaaaaataaaatgaacatgtacctgtgtGAAAGAGAAGCTATGATAGAGTGGCAGAGGTACACAAGGTCTTATCTGATGACAATGGAGTCTGAGCTTGCTAATCATATCAAGAATCTCGTGGACCAGTTTCATGGGCTTAGTATCCTCAAATGCAGAAAACGTTCCTattccccctctgaatggcacacatacacaatccatgtctccgttgtctcaagacttaaaaatccttctttaacctgtctcctccccttcttcactgatttgaagtagatttaacaagtgacatcaataagggatcatagctttcatctggattcacctggtcagtctatgtcatggaacgaTGTTTCGTATACTCCGTGTATAGCTGAATGTAGGCATGCATTGAAGATGTACAATTATACCACACTCCCATTCCATTAATTAAACTTTGACCTACCATCACCCGCCACTGGcacaggacaccatcacccaTTTACCCCAAGCTGtctcaacttaccctgtccctatgctcaatttaccccatacccagggtaagttgtgccaagagaccacttgTTTTGTACAAACAATGTTTTTAAAACGGTTATGTTTACAATAATTCAGATTAGTTCCAGGATACACAATATCCTGAAATAAATGTACATatgtttgttagaaagaatactatatttcccttgacgtagtgatactgaatgtaaaaaatgtctcAACATACCCCTCTCCCCCCTACATTGTGTGTATTGAATGGAAAGTGTCTAAACTATGAAGTGCTTGAACTATGAcgttacttatatatatatatattttttaaatctttatttaactaggcaagtcagttaagaacagattcttattttcaatgacggcctaggaacagtaggttaactaccttgttcaggggcagaacgacagatttgaagTTACTTGAATGAGCAGCATGAATAAAATGAACAGTTTAGTAGATGTGCAGCTTGAAATAGCATAATATATTTACGTGCCATATGAGCTATTTAAGAAATGATAGATAATATATGTAACTCTGTGCtattccttaacctgttggggctagggggcagtattttcacggcctaaAGAGAGAAGCGTGTCATTTCAAGCTGATAAGATAACTTAATTGTTCATTCTATTTGGTTTAGGCCTATGACCTTTTTTGGATTTAGCCAAGGAAAAGTATGATACTGGACTACTAATCACATATAAACAAATGACATGTCCTGTTCTGTCTCCTTTCCCCGCAGGTCAAATGTTCTGGACACCGGTAATGACTCCTATCTAAAGAGATGTTCCTATGACAATGACCTACATCCCTACTGCCCCATCTTCCGTCTGGGAGACCTAGTCAGCAGGACTGGACATGATTTTCAGGACATGGCTGTAGTGGTacataaatgtatttttttaatcttTCAATTGatcctttatttaatcaggttgTCCCATTGAGGTCAGGAGACCGCTTTCCCTGGCAGAGAGAGACCTGGCATAGAGGGTTGGGTTTCTTGTTAAACACTGAGTCCACTGAATCCAAATTAGGTTTTTCAGGCTTTCATCATTCTATCCAAGCAGTGCGGGAGTGGTGTAATTCTATTTTCCTCCAGTCCATTTGATAATGATGCTTGCTTTCAGGCAGTTAGGTAATTACCATAATTTTGTTTACATTTAATTGGACATTTGCCATGTAGGCTGCAGTCATTAGGCCTGACATTTAAATGAATAACAATGATGGTTGCATAATTGCAACAACAGTATGAAACATAGCAGTTGCTAGATCTGTATTAAGTGGCTTGTCACAGAGCCCTGCATAAAGTGCTTTCACCTCAACTCCCTAGTAAGCTCAGGGTAGACATTTACAAGTAAACACTAACTTTTGTTGTTAATATAGCCGGACACCCAGCATAGAACAAGACAATGGGTTAACCAGAGCCATTCTTACCATATATGGCGAAGATGATCAGCAGTGTAGTAGCTACTGTGTTATCATTAGAGTTGCCAGTTTTAATGTTGTGAAGTACAGTATATTTATGTTCCTAGTTGTTAATGTTTAACGAGGAGTTGATGTAAATGTAACCACAGTTCATAGTCAAGGTTAAGAAAGTAAATCATGAATAGCAGGGCAATAGAGTAATCCTCCATATTTAGAGCAACGTCAAGCACAGATGTTTATTCATAAACAGTGtaatctttctctgtctctcagggtGGGTCAGTTGGAATTCTGATTGAGTGGAACTGTGATTTGGATAAGGACTACTCACAGTGTAACCCAGAGTACAGCTTTACTCGTTTGGATATGAACTTAAACAGCTCTGTCACATCAGGCTACAACTTCAGGTACATCTTGACATGCATTAAAGTAATGTTCCCaaattttgtataatttcagccagtagttttgaaagtggtgctcatGAGCCGAATCGGGTccccatttttttgttgttgttgcaattcGCATGATATTTTATGAATCCAATTGGTAAAACATGTTACAaatttgttgtgcttaagatccCCGTATTGCATCTTAAGCACGTTTTACTTCATGCAGATATAATAATCCATGCACTAATTCTGAAAAGTTATTATCTTGAGCTCTCTCGAAGTACTGTATTTAATCTCAGATCTATCTCTACCAAGCAGTTGTTGACATTTCTGTTCCAAACAGCTGATTTGTTTGTTTTCCAGATATGCCCGGTATTACAAAGATGAAGCTGGAGAGAGCTATCGGACATTGTATAAAGTCTATGGGATTCGCTTTGATATCATGGTGAATGGACGGGTATGACAGTGATTCTAGCTACACTTACTTGTCTAATTGAATGTGTTGGTAGTAGTAATATTACAGTCTGTGTCAGATCAAATGTTCTTTATTGTTCTTCAGGCTGGAAAATTCAACATCATTCCCACAGTAATAGCTATTGGGTCTGGGCTCGCTATTATGGGTATGGTAAGTCATTTAATAGATTTGTGTTTTAATTTGTTTCCAATACACATGCTTGTCTATTtactccccccccccaaatattTCTCTGTAATTCTGTTTCATGCAGCATGCCCAGGTTGGATGCTATCAAATGCTTTTGAAATGcgatgcattcggaaagtattcagacctcttgactttttccacattttgttacagccttattctaaaaatagatttaaaaaaaaaaatctatcatcaatccacacacaataccccataatgacaagttttttgcaaatgtattaaaaatgtaaaactgatatcacatttacataagtattcagaccctttactcagcactttgttgaagcacctttgtcagtgattacagcctcgagtctcgtttctcccatttttctctgcagatcctctctagctctgtcaggttggatggggagcatcgctgcacagctattttcaggtctctccagagatgttcgatcggattcaagtccgggctctggctgggcccctcaaagacattcagagacttgtcccaaagccactccggtgttgtcttggctgtgtgcttatggtcgttgtcctgttggaaggcgaaccttcgccccagtctgaggtcctgggctctctggagcaggttttcatcaaggatctagctgtactttgctccgttcatctttcccttgatcctgactagtctcccagtccctgctgctgaacaacatccccacagcatgatgctgctactaccattcttcaccgtagggatggtgccaggtttcctccagatgtgacacttggcattcaggccaaaaagttcaatcttggtttcttcagaccaaagcatcttgtttctcatggtctgagagtcctttagatgccttttggcaaactccaagtgagctgtcatatgccttttactgaggaggggcttccatctggccactctaccataaaggcatgattggtggagtgctgcagagatggttgtccttctggaaggttctcccatcaccacagaggaactctggagctctttcagagtgaccatcgggttcttggtcacttccatgaccaaggcccttctcccctgattgctcagtttggctgggtggccagctctcggaaaagtcttggtggatccaaacttcttccaattaagaatgatggaggccactgcagaaatgttttggtacccttccccagatctgtgcctcagcacaaacctgtctcggagctctacagatttCCTTCGACcttgtggcttggtttttgctctgacatgcactgtcaactgtgggaccttttatatagacaggtgtgtggctttccaaataatgtcaaatcaattgaatttaccacaggtggactccaatcaagttgtagaaacatctcaaggattatccaTGGAAACAAGATACACCTTaggtcaatttcaagtctcatagccaatggtctgaatagttatgtaaataaggtatttctgttttttatttctaataaatttgcgaacatttctaaaaacctgttttcgctttgtcattatggggtattgtgtgtagattgatgaggatttgtatttaatttcatccattttatagtaaggctgtaatgtaacaaactgtgtaaaaagtcaaggggtctgaatactttctgaatgcactgtatcaccACAGGAGGGCGATCCCTTATCATTTTTCATACAATATACTAATCTTCTTCATTCCAAATTGATCCCTATCCCCTTGTTTGTAGATCTGAAACATTCGAGTAGGTCTAAGCAATATCGCTACATTTTCTTTTCACTGTCTAAACCTGTCATATCTACAGGAGTACCTTGGGTGTATAGGTGTCAATTTGGCATTCAGAAGCCCTCTGCCCCCTAGCAAAAGGTTTAGTGCCCTATTTCAGTCTTATTTATCTGAGGAGACAGCTCTTTGAAGTCTGCTGTACACATCCACAGGACAGTTAGTGTTTTTTGTCTTTTTGTTTTCACTATGGCCTGTGAAGTTGCCTGAAGCTTTATTGGGGGTGTTGGCCTTATTTCTATCATGATTAATGTGACTCTATTGTATGTCTTGACTTGAACCTTGCCTTTGTCTTTGTTTCAGGGAAAATTTGCATGTGATATGATATTTGTCTACATGTTGAGCACGAGTTCCTTCTACCGAGACAGGAAATTTGAGATTCTCAAGTAAGACACTATGACATGGTATTACTACTAACTACAGAATTTACACTTTGTCGTTTATTCAGTAAAGTAAATAATTTCAGTCTTGAATTGTTTGCCTTGctacttctctctgtctgtcagtaaaacaaataaaacatcCCTTTAACAGGAAAGAACGGATCAAGAAGCACAAAGAGATTGCGAAGACATTGGTGAACCGAGACACAAGAAAACACAGGAAACATGCTGGGGAACAACACGAGCTTACCACACTCTCTACGAAGAACGAGGAGAAACAGGACCCTAAAACCGGAGAGAAAAACGAGGTTCACATTCTCTCTCCACGAACTGTGGGGCAACGGTATAATACTCACCCTCCACGACACTAACCGATTAATTCAGAGTGAGACACCAGACTAGAAGCTGCACGTAGGACAACTTACTGTTGTGATagcatagtagaatacacaactttgtgtacgcaaccaataaacgTTGATTTTACGTGCAATTAAAAAATGTGGTAGTGCATCAGCAGTTCTTCTATAATGTctattagcccatgtcagctaacattttataGGATTGctaggtaagttagtctagccagcta encodes the following:
- the LOC106603501 gene encoding P2X purinoceptor 5 isoform X1, with the translated sequence MGELTWGSFFLGFLNFKTEKYVIAENRKLGISFRVFQICVLAYVIGWVLVFKKGYQSREETVQSSVITKLKGVVMTNNTETGLRLWGPEDYVIPPTGEQVFFIVTNYIETPHQSLGFCAESPKVPDGQCVNNEDCAEGEAVVAGNGVKTGLCLNSTGTCEIHGWCPVETGRKPLEALLSKAEIFTIYIKNSVRFPKFEFSKSNVLDTGNDSYLKRCSYDNDLHPYCPIFRLGDLVSRTGHDFQDMAVVGGSVGILIEWNCDLDKDYSQCNPEYSFTRLDMNLNSSVTSGYNFRYARYYKDEAGESYRTLYKVYGIRFDIMVNGRAGKFNIIPTVIAIGSGLAIMGMGKFACDMIFVYMLSTSSFYRDRKFEILKKERIKKHKEIAKTLVNRDTRKHRKHAGEQHELTTLSTKNEEKQDPKTGEKNEVHILSPRTVGQRYNTHPPRH
- the LOC106603501 gene encoding P2X purinoceptor 5 isoform X2 encodes the protein MGELTWGSFFLGFLNFKTEKYVIAENRKLGISFRVFQICVLAYVIGWVLVFKKGYQSREETVQSSVITKLKGVVMTNNTETGLRLWGPEDYVIPPTGEQVFFIVTNYIETPHQSLGFCAESPKVPDGQCVNNEDCAEGEAVVAGNGVKTGLCLNSTGTCEIHGWCPVETGRKPLEALLSKAEIFTIYIKNSVRFPKFEFSKSNVLDTGNDSYLKRCSYDNDLHPYCPIFRLGDLVSRTGHDFQDMAVVGGSVGILIEWNCDLDKDYSQCNPEYSFTRLDMNLNSSVTSGYNFRYARYYKDEAGESYRTLYKVYGIRFDIMVNGRAGKFNIIPTVIAIGSGLAIMGMGKFACDMIFVYMLSTSSFYRDRKFEILKKERIKKHKEIAKTLVNRDTRKHRKHAGEQHELTTLSTKNEEKQDPKTGEKNEVHILSPRTVGQRLSH